The genomic segment AAATCCTGAATACGAAGCACTTTTTAAAAGATACGAAGCGCTTTCTGAAAATAAGATCGAAAAAAATGCAAATGAAGAATTCTGTATAAGATTTCTTATGAATAAGCCTGAACTTTCACCTGATATTGATGATCGCAGCAGTCTCATTGCCAAACTGATTACATGCCCGGAGGGAACATCACTCGAAGATTACAAGAGGGCATTGCGTTATCTGATTCACGGACTTTCTGACATGTTTGATAATTTTGAGCCATTATATGTTAATGAACATGATGACTTATGGGCAAAGATACTCAAGAATATATTTAATGATAAAGAACAGAGCTGGAAGATTATCGAAAGAAATATTGCTACCCCACTTTATGGGATGTGGGATAAATTAGAAATAAAACGGATAAACCAAGAAGTTGTCGAAAATGAATTGTCTCGATTAAAAATACCAGATGAGATAGATTTTTCCTTTCTATCCTTTGATAAAAGAGAGGAACTTACTCAAAAAATTAATAATATAAAACTGTTAAAGTCATTGAATGTATTTGAGGATATGAATGGGAATCTCACCGCCGTTGATGATAACACTTATCTTCATACATCTTTTGAGCTTCCTAAAGGAATGGAAAATCCTATCAGGTTAATCAAAGCGACACCGGCATTAACAAGCAGAGAAATTATCCCTTCATTAGACCCAGAAAAGGCCATTAGAATTATTCTGCGAGAAGAAAATTGCTCTGATTACTGGAACTATATAATGCAAACCCTTATGGATATTGGGAATATACATGATAGCAAATTGCTAAATTTTTTAAAAGAAGCCCATTGGCTTCCGTTAAACAACGGATTGGCAACATCTCCATATAAAATTCTTGATATTCCGGAAATAAATGAAGACATTAACAAAATAGCCGGTTTATCCCGGACTTTTTACACAATATCTGATTTACAGAGCGATATACCAAAGCATTCTGCATTTACAAAACTGAAAAGTTTAAATTTATTTCCTGAAAATAATGTTGTTTTAGGGCATTTGGGAAATATCCTGAAAGATGATGGTAAATATCATATCGGGAAGATAGAAAATTTTCAACTTGATGATTTTATAGAAATTTTTCAGGGAATTTCAGATGAAGTTTTGCCGTTATATCAATATTTGGTCAACTTCAAGAAATGTTTGAGCATTGATAAAGATAAAATAGAATTCCATTTTATCCCTCCCTTGCTGAATAATGGTTTGAATGCACAACGAATTGAAAATATATTAAATTTTCTTTCAAAAAAACATGAGGAAGGGAAAAAAGATCATAGGGAACAAATCCTTGATTTATTCATTGCTTATCTGAAAATTGCTGTGACAACTGTTTCGAATGAGTCTTTCCCAGAAATTCTGGTGGACATAAAATTATTAAACCGTCAGGGAAAGTGGAAAAAAACAGGAAAGCTATCACGATATCAAAGCAATATAAGCCATGAATATCTGTTGGATAGTGCTTTAGAAGCAATTCTTGCAGACAAATTAAAAACGATATCTTCTTTGGCTAATAATTGTGAAAAGGATCATCAAAAAGAATTCAAATATGCAGAATTGATAAAAAAATCTTCTGAATTCGTTGAAAAATACTTTAGTGTTTGGGGAAATCTTGTCAGTACAGACCTGATTGGTGCTTTTATCTGTTTACTTGGGGCTAATCATGATTTTTTACAATTATCTAAGAAATTTTTTAAAAATAGCAGTATTCAACAGGTTCGAGACAGTTTAAAGGATTCTTTTGCAAATATACATCAGACAATGGGAAAGTATTGCTGTATCGTATTTAAAAAAGAAGAATCGGAGAACACATTTTCAATTAAAAATTTGTTAGGCAATTCGTTTAAAGTACCTCTTATAAACCAGAATGATATAACATCTCTTTTTGTCGGAAACTTTGAATTATTGGGTAGAGAAATTGATACAAATTGTAAAATTTTCAAATTAAACATTCGAGAGTTGGTTATTTCTAACTTCGACAGTGAAAAACTGAAAGAGATACTATGTGAAACAATTAGTGAATTATGTTTGAATCTGTATGGATTCACAATTAAAGATGACCAGTTTTTCAATGACCTGTCTGAAACCGATCAACTTGATATATGGATAGCCAAGAGATTAATAACTGAAAACGCGGTAATATCCTTACATCAATTGGGCATCGGTTCTCAGCATAGCCTTATCCGCGATAAATTGAAGAAATGGGACGATCTGAGAAGACGTTCGGTACAGGCTGGCAGGATAAAAGCTGTTGAAAAAGAGAAACAAAATATTGAGGGTGAAAAAGAAAGCCTTATAAACGAGATTGAGAAAATACTTGGCAAAAATCGTGATACACAAACCATTCTTATTAAGTCAGTCAGAAAAAATATGAATGCTTATCAGTATGGTCCAGATTCTGTACTTTTTGAATTGTTTCAGAATGCGGATGACTCCTTTTCTGAACTTGTCCATAGGATGGGGATTAAGCCTGATAAGAATTCTTTTGAAATCAGTTTTCCCAAAGATAACCAAATGGCTGTTATGCATTGGGGAAGGGAAATAAACCGTTGCAGAGGAGGAAAACTGAGTTCCGACCAGGGGCGTGATTTGGGATATGATCGAGATTTGGAAAAAATGCTTATTCTTAATGCTTCAGATAAACCGGATGAAGGTGATTTTGTTACCGGAAAATTCGGTTTGGGTTTTAAAAGTATTTTTTTAATTACGGATAAACCCAAAATTTTAAGCGGTAGATTGTGTTTTTGTGTTGTCGGAGGGATATACCCGGAGTTCTTACCTGAATTTTTAAATGATCCTGCTCCGGGCCGATTAAAATGTTATTTAGGAAATACATCAGGGGGAACAGTTTTTGAATTGATGCTGAATTGCCCAAAAAGTGATGTGTTGGACAGATTTCTACAACTGGCGCATATACTTGTTGCCTTTTCCAAGAGTATAAAAAGCATAACCATTGATACCAAAATTACAAAATGGAATGAGCCTGTTTCCCCGGTTTTCAATGATTTTCCTGAAATTGTAACAAGTTCTTTAACTCCGTTTTCAGGCGAAAGAATGGAAAGGGTGATTCTATTTCGCACGGGTGTTGGAGATCTGCTTTTTATTACAGATGCCAAAGGTTTTAAAAAAATAGCACAAAATTCAAAAAGTCCAATTCCCAATATATGGGTTACTACACCTACCCGTGAATGTGCAAATTTGGGATTTATTATCAATTCAGATTTTGATTTGGATATCGGCAGGTCAAGACTTCCTGGTAATTCCCAGAATAATGTCAGGAAAGCCGGGAATATTGGTAAAAAAATCGGTGAAATACTGGTGAAATTTTATGAAGAATCAGAAAGGAACTGGAATGATTTTTGTAGCAAATTAGATATAACCCCATCCGATAAATATGAATTCTGGCATTCATTTTTTGAAGTAATTACCCATAATCTGAAAAAAACAGTTAATGAAAATGATAACGCCATTCTGCTGGCAAAAGAAATACTTTTAAAAGAGGATTATGGTTATCTTGGCTTTATACAATCCAAAGCTGCGTTACCAAACGGGCTGTGGGGGGAATATAAGACACTTACATACTTAAACAATATTCGATTCAGACTCAAGGGAACCGTTAACCGGAAAGATATTTTCATAAAAATTTCCGGGTGGGATTCTTTTCGGGATAGAGTGAAACCGGCACAAATTGTGTCAGGAGAAATAATCTCCGATCTTCCTTTTCAGGAATCTGATTTGAAGAAGCTTATCCCTTTTGAGGAATTGAATTTATTCAAGCTGATTTCCTGGGAATTGGATGGTTCATTTCATATTAATCATGATAAGTCTCTAAATTTTGGAAAAGTATTTTCAAAAGAATTACTGCTTGAAATGGAATATGGAAATGATTCGGAAAAAAAGGAATTTGCTCAGATAATTGAGTTATTTGAAAAGTTAAAATTTGAGTCTTTAAATGAAAAATGGAGTAATTCTTCTGAAATCATAATCTCATCTGAAATACTGATGAATGATAAAGACCGGAAAGATGAATTGCTGAGAGCCAAATTTGCCCCGGATCATCTTATTCTCAATGAAGCATATCATAACCCGGAAATTTTACAGTTTATAATGTTATGCAGGCAAAGGTTGAAAGCTCCTGCAAAAGAGATGGCTGCGTGGGCTGTAAAATCAGAACAACAAAAAAGACATGCGGTTTTTCAATATCTTTTACATGGGGAATTACGTCTTGAATTTGGCACTGAATTATCCAAAATGATGGAAAATACCTGGCTCAAAGATATTCGGATCAACACGATTCACTCCAGTTTGCTTTATCAGTTTACACCTGATGAAAAAAAGGAAATACTCAGAATACTGAATGTCGGTATTCGCTTTGATGATTTTAAAGAGTCCTCTGTCATTCATAGACACCGAAACCCAGAAAAAGTTCTAAATGAAATATATACATGGTGGATAAAAAATGAAAAAAAATATCTATCAGAATATGAACAGGAAGTTTATCCGAATATCCATAATATAAGAATATTAAATCGAAATAATTATGATGAACCGGATAATAGGAAAAACTGGATGACACTGTTTTTATTGGGCACATTTCATACTTTGGGTAGAACCCTGAGTTCTCAGAATAGAAACTTTATTGAATATTGTCAGAAAGAAGGGTGGCTGGATATTTTTTCAAGTTCTGAATCATCTCCTGATGATTGGATAAATATTCTTGAAAAATATATTGAAAAACAGGATTATCAGGAAGATTATCAAAACTGGATGAGGATGTTTCCAAATATATACAAGTTATCAAAATATTTATCAGATTATGCTCAAACATTTCTTGATATTGAGAATTACAAAAAAGATTTTCCTTGGGACACAAAATTACGGCCTCAAACAGACATTGATGCGGTTTCAAATGCCCCGTCAGTGTTAAAGACATTCGGAATCGGAGCAAATTTTATTTTGAGAGAACTAGTCAGGCTCGGAATCATACAGGGAAATGAATTTATTTATAAACATTGCTTTGTGCCTTCCAGGAAAATCCGGGATTTTTTTATTTCATTGGGATGCAAAAATCTGAACTCTGATCAGAGAGAATTCGGTGATGCCGGAGTTATTTATGAATTTGTTGCAGATAAACTTGGTCAAGAAAAGGCAACTTTTAACAATTGTTTTGATATTGCGATCATACAATATAAAAAACATTTCATACAGGGATAAAATACGATGATTTTTAAAGCCGGGGAACGGATAAAACATAAAAATTTCGGTATTGGTACGGTAAAATATGATGACGGAGAAACCGCAGGCATACGTTTTGAACATGGTCTGGAAGAATGTGCAAAAATAGATATTGAGCCGATTATCTCTGTTGCTGATGCCATTGATCAGTATGAACAGGCCCGACCTTTGGAAGTTATTACAAAATTACAGGCAGAGGCCATTCAATCTGTCAATGACACATGGGGCGTATTTTCTTTATCACGGATTGATCTTCTGCCTCATCAATTATGGGTGTGTAAAAGAGTGACCGAAAGAATTCCCACCAGATGGCTGGTTGCTGATGATGTCGGACTGGGAAAAACCATAGAAGCAGGGCTTATTTTATGGCCTTTGATTGCACGAAAAATTGTAAACCGCCTTCTTATTATTTGCCCGGCATCCCTGGTCGAACAATGGCAGTTGCGTCTTCGCACCATGTTTGACATTCGCATGAGTATATATACAAAAGAAACAGATACCCGTAAATCCGATTTTTGGAATACGCATCCTTTTGTTATTGCCTCAATGCATACTTTGCGTAAAGACAGCAATGGCAGACATAAAAGAATGATTGAGAGCGACCCCTGGGATTTGGTCATTGTAGATGAAGCGCATCATTTGAATAATGATAAACATTCCGGTCAGACATTAGGGTATAAACTGATTGACACCCTTCAGAAAAATAACCGTATCCGATCAATGATATTCTTTACAGGCACGCCTCACAGGGGAAAAGATTTCGGATTTCTTTCATTATTACATCTTTTACGGCCTGATCTTTTTTCTCCTGAAAAAAACTTAACCGAACAATTGTCCGGCTTAAATCAGGTAATGATCAGAAATAATAAGCAGAATGCTACTGATTTGAAAGGTAATAAAATATTTTTTCCTCCAAAGGTTCGTTCGGAAACCTATGCATACTCACCGGAAGAATCGGAATTTTACAAAATGATGACCGATTTTATCCTGACCGGGAAAACCTATGCATCATCAAAATCTGTTCAGGAAAGCAAAACAATTATTCTGGTTCTGATTACAATGCAGAAACTGGCATCAAGCTCTGTTGCTGCGATAAGAAATGCACTTATAAACCGTCTGGAAAAATTGAAACAAAATAGAATCGAAACGGAAAAAAGCAGCAGGAATCTTCTCCGTACATATCAGGAGAACCAGAACGGTGATGAAACTCTGGATAACATGGCAATTCTGGAAGAAAAAATTGCTGAATTCACGGAATCTCGAATCAGATTAATCAAAAATGAAGAGGAAAAGCTGGACGAATTGATTGAGTATGCAAACAGAATTAAGGAAGAAACCAAAATCAATAAACTTATCGAAGTACTTGAGACAGACTTTTCAGAAAAATCCGTTCTATTTTTTACCGAATACAAGGCTACACAATCTCTTTTAATTTCAGCTTTAATGAATCGTTTCGGAAATGACTGTGTGACATTTATAAACGGTGATCATTGTGCTTCCGGCGTGATAAATATGGAAGGGAAAAGGATGACATTGAGAGAAAGCAGAGAAAACGCTTCTGAGCGATTTAATGAAGGAAAAGTCCGTTTTCTGGTTTCAACCGAAGCTGCCGGTGAAGGTATTGATTTGCAGGAAAGCTGCCATACGATTGTTCATGTTGATCTGCCCTGGAATCCCATGCGAATGCACCAGCGGGTCGGACGGCTGAATCGTTATGGACAGATAAAGCCTGTGGATGTTATCAGCCTTCGGAACCCGGATACTGTTGAATCAATGATATGGGAAAAACTGGATGCAAAAATCAAAAGCATCATGACAGCCTTTGGTGCGGTTATGGATGAACCGGAAGATTTAATACAGCTTGTTCTTGGAATGACAGACCAAGCCATATTTAATGATTTATACAGTCAGGGCAGTGAGATTCCCAAAGAGAAATTTTCGGAATGGTTTGATCAGAAAAATGTCAGTTTTGCAGGAAAAGATGTGATTAATACGGTGAAGGCCATTGTTGGAAACAGTGATAAATTTGATTATAAAGAAGTTGCCGCTGATTTACCCCGAATGGATTTACCTGATATCAAACCCTTTTTCATATCAATGCTGACATTAAACAATAGGCGTGTAGTTGAGGAAAATTCCGAACTGGAATTTAAAACACCTGAACAATGGAAAAATGAACCGGGGATATTGCCTCGATATAACAATGTTATTTTTGAACGGAAATCTCGAAATAAAGAAAAAATTATCATGGGAATAGGGCATAAGATTATGAACAAAGCTATTGATCAGGCAAAAAATTTTACCGGCAGTATTGCTTTTGTTCCTTATGAATTTACAGAAGATGTTATAACCGTTTTTAAAATCAATGACCGTGTGACAGACAGCGATATTAAAATAAGAAAAAAAATTGCGGCAGTGGGTATCAATCTTGGAGAAGAGAAGTACCGTCTGATAAAAGATAGTGATTTGCTTGGCATATTGAATAACATCCCGACAAAGTTGAAAGAAATAAAACCTGCTGTTACCGGAGAGAATGTAAGAGATATTGCTAAAAAATCTGAAGGATATATCATAGAAAATTTTGAAAAACTGAATTTGCCTTTTATATACCCGAATGCTGATTTGCTGGCAATTATCTGGCCAGGTGATAAAAAATCATGATAATAGAGATTAAAATACATTTTGCATACATTTGGACTTTGGACAAACTTTTTGCCTAAACCCAATTATCTAAAATAATTACACTATTCTAAATTGCTATCAAATACTTGTAATATCAGATAGTTATAACTACATTCCTGCATTTAGTTTTAATAGTCTGATATTATACAAATATATTTATTTGGGGGGTTTGGGAAAACCAGCAGTTGCTCAAACCCCCAAATATATAATTAGTTGAAATATCAGTATGATAGGATTAAAAAAATATTGCCAATATTTTGTTATCATTTCGAATAGTTAAGATTTTATATTGTTAAATCAGGTGATAAATAATAATGCGCTTTTGGCTGATATGTTTGTCCAAAGTCCAAATACATGTACTTACATAAAATTAAGATATACAGACCATATATGAAAAATATACTCAATATTCTTTATACTGATCCAATTTTGGTTTTTCCGGGCATATTTTTTGCTTTTGAATCAGATTGCTGAAAAAAAATTGTTTTTGATCCAAAAAAATTGCAAAAACAGATCAGAAAGATAATTTTCTGGATTTCAGCAAATTTTGTGCCTGGAAAAACCTAAATTCAGACCTCGGAAAGCATATCGTGAATATAAATGCAAAAAGCCATACTATATTGGTCTTTATGCCATTCCGCAATGATTTATTGGACATTTACAAGCAAAATACACTATTAAAAATTGGACATTCAACAATATAATATACTTTAATATCAGTAATAATATTTTTTTGTGTCAAAAAATACTTGCAAAAATTTAATTTTTATAATATCCTCATAATTAATAGAAATTGCTGAAAATAAAATTATGTTTAAAAACAGGATGTTAAACATCTACAAAATTTGTAGATGTTTATTAACTATCTGAATTAAAATTAAAAAAGGTTGTTGTATATTTTATTTCCGATAATACCTGATAATTCATATTGAGGTTTAAAATGCAAGAAGAACTTTTTCCCGGAACGTCACAGAAAAAAGATAATAACATCAAAATAATTGGTGCAAATTTGTCTTTGGTTTTCAACAGAAAAGACAAGAACCTGGTAATTTTAAAAAATCGTGATGAAATTGTAAAAAAGGTCGATCTTTCTGACAAGACCGCAAAAAAAGTTTTTGTTGTTGAAACAGTTGAATTGGGCGCCTCTAAATCTAAACTGGCTGATGCTATCAATATCAGCAGACAAACGATAGACAATTACATAGAGTGCAAAAAAAGATTTGGAACAGAAGGGCTGTTAGGGGGTTACAATCCTGATATGGGTAAAAATCTTGCGGAACATCGCAAGCTTAATCAAGCCAAACGCATACAGGGTAATAAGGCTGTCATACTTGCTGACGAAAGAAAAGCCAAACGGATTAATAACCTGAAAAAACAAACGGAACTTGATTTTGAATTTGGCGAAAAAACAGTTCCAAAGAGCGAGCAGCCCTTTAACACCCTTCATGATTGGAAGTTCACTCGCTTTGCAGGGATATTTCCATATCTAATTGTATTGATAGCTAATAATCAATGGTTAAAACTGATAATGGGATTCTTTGGGTCTGCCTTTAAAATATTTTTAGTTTTCTTATTGATGGCTGCCCGCAATATCAAATCCATAGAGCAATTGAAAAATGTTTACCAAAAAGAAGCCGGACTTATCCTGGGCCTTAATACATTGCCTCATGTAAAGGGTATATGGCAATGGTTCTATGCAGCTTGTGATCTGCGACGATCAAGGTCTATTTGTAAGTCATTTTTCAAGCAGCAGATCCTTTGCGGAATAGTCAGTGCCTGGATATGGTTGACAGATGGACATCTGCTTCCATACACCGGGAAAAATAAGGTTCATTACAGCTTTAATACACAGCGGAAAATGGTGGTGCCCGGA from the Desulfonema limicola genome contains:
- a CDS encoding DEAD/DEAH box helicase; the protein is MIFKAGERIKHKNFGIGTVKYDDGETAGIRFEHGLEECAKIDIEPIISVADAIDQYEQARPLEVITKLQAEAIQSVNDTWGVFSLSRIDLLPHQLWVCKRVTERIPTRWLVADDVGLGKTIEAGLILWPLIARKIVNRLLIICPASLVEQWQLRLRTMFDIRMSIYTKETDTRKSDFWNTHPFVIASMHTLRKDSNGRHKRMIESDPWDLVIVDEAHHLNNDKHSGQTLGYKLIDTLQKNNRIRSMIFFTGTPHRGKDFGFLSLLHLLRPDLFSPEKNLTEQLSGLNQVMIRNNKQNATDLKGNKIFFPPKVRSETYAYSPEESEFYKMMTDFILTGKTYASSKSVQESKTIILVLITMQKLASSSVAAIRNALINRLEKLKQNRIETEKSSRNLLRTYQENQNGDETLDNMAILEEKIAEFTESRIRLIKNEEEKLDELIEYANRIKEETKINKLIEVLETDFSEKSVLFFTEYKATQSLLISALMNRFGNDCVTFINGDHCASGVINMEGKRMTLRESRENASERFNEGKVRFLVSTEAAGEGIDLQESCHTIVHVDLPWNPMRMHQRVGRLNRYGQIKPVDVISLRNPDTVESMIWEKLDAKIKSIMTAFGAVMDEPEDLIQLVLGMTDQAIFNDLYSQGSEIPKEKFSEWFDQKNVSFAGKDVINTVKAIVGNSDKFDYKEVAADLPRMDLPDIKPFFISMLTLNNRRVVEENSELEFKTPEQWKNEPGILPRYNNVIFERKSRNKEKIIMGIGHKIMNKAIDQAKNFTGSIAFVPYEFTEDVITVFKINDRVTDSDIKIRKKIAAVGINLGEEKYRLIKDSDLLGILNNIPTKLKEIKPAVTGENVRDIAKKSEGYIIENFEKLNLPFIYPNADLLAIIWPGDKKS
- a CDS encoding sacsin N-terminal ATP-binding-like domain-containing protein, with product MSNFYIDSKSIRKLIKDALDEKYKTGFPIVKELIQNANDAGASCLHIGWCQGIRQANHSLLKNVPAIFVLNNGIFTNKDALAIRKIWSNFKDNDATTIGKFGLGLKSVFHLCDAFFYFASDIEGKSQGDGKKFDILNPWEDEDPEKNFHPDWKNIDKFDYDNIKQYLSDNGLTDNLKHWFCVWIPLRSRKESGDHYIVDSFPGDRNEPPVNEFFTSNLEISVSQVLPLLNPLQEVSCWIDNNGTFNKQFSVKRKCSTLRNGRELSHNREKSQLIFTGQITGSSLSYTGIDQISSDSELQGYFDSDNWPQNDNQKEPGYQQSAVCFMKYPDDSGKPCLFINWAVFLPLTKTVERIGFEERLQTSFNLTLHGWYFIDSGRQRIDFKSDNNLSPTKELQLNWNRRLAENCNLPLIISVLEEFKKGNKLSYPEINSITKAIQNSDFFKKWGYAICNQYQWISKVIIFEGQFKRQWVKIEKNQSIYHFPLSVIKLQNKFPRHSQLLKELVNKELYSLEPNICLSLQQCKNMDEWPDDSLLVLLTFIHRLFYDHEWSILRKERKKIVNTIKEIPSDKRISISVPQDLPDSLIKKSLYRYELNILMVPRDFEPEEYESKGKFITSDALTLLNALNEYNSEHPDDRYSRLALWVVENISPDSKYGVFEQSRDIKLFKAKDYSKNKVNSIFSWQELDDFHRSKQLFRGNAVFLESLQSALINYRILHLGNPEYEALFKRYEALSENKIEKNANEEFCIRFLMNKPELSPDIDDRSSLIAKLITCPEGTSLEDYKRALRYLIHGLSDMFDNFEPLYVNEHDDLWAKILKNIFNDKEQSWKIIERNIATPLYGMWDKLEIKRINQEVVENELSRLKIPDEIDFSFLSFDKREELTQKINNIKLLKSLNVFEDMNGNLTAVDDNTYLHTSFELPKGMENPIRLIKATPALTSREIIPSLDPEKAIRIILREENCSDYWNYIMQTLMDIGNIHDSKLLNFLKEAHWLPLNNGLATSPYKILDIPEINEDINKIAGLSRTFYTISDLQSDIPKHSAFTKLKSLNLFPENNVVLGHLGNILKDDGKYHIGKIENFQLDDFIEIFQGISDEVLPLYQYLVNFKKCLSIDKDKIEFHFIPPLLNNGLNAQRIENILNFLSKKHEEGKKDHREQILDLFIAYLKIAVTTVSNESFPEILVDIKLLNRQGKWKKTGKLSRYQSNISHEYLLDSALEAILADKLKTISSLANNCEKDHQKEFKYAELIKKSSEFVEKYFSVWGNLVSTDLIGAFICLLGANHDFLQLSKKFFKNSSIQQVRDSLKDSFANIHQTMGKYCCIVFKKEESENTFSIKNLLGNSFKVPLINQNDITSLFVGNFELLGREIDTNCKIFKLNIRELVISNFDSEKLKEILCETISELCLNLYGFTIKDDQFFNDLSETDQLDIWIAKRLITENAVISLHQLGIGSQHSLIRDKLKKWDDLRRRSVQAGRIKAVEKEKQNIEGEKESLINEIEKILGKNRDTQTILIKSVRKNMNAYQYGPDSVLFELFQNADDSFSELVHRMGIKPDKNSFEISFPKDNQMAVMHWGREINRCRGGKLSSDQGRDLGYDRDLEKMLILNASDKPDEGDFVTGKFGLGFKSIFLITDKPKILSGRLCFCVVGGIYPEFLPEFLNDPAPGRLKCYLGNTSGGTVFELMLNCPKSDVLDRFLQLAHILVAFSKSIKSITIDTKITKWNEPVSPVFNDFPEIVTSSLTPFSGERMERVILFRTGVGDLLFITDAKGFKKIAQNSKSPIPNIWVTTPTRECANLGFIINSDFDLDIGRSRLPGNSQNNVRKAGNIGKKIGEILVKFYEESERNWNDFCSKLDITPSDKYEFWHSFFEVITHNLKKTVNENDNAILLAKEILLKEDYGYLGFIQSKAALPNGLWGEYKTLTYLNNIRFRLKGTVNRKDIFIKISGWDSFRDRVKPAQIVSGEIISDLPFQESDLKKLIPFEELNLFKLISWELDGSFHINHDKSLNFGKVFSKELLLEMEYGNDSEKKEFAQIIELFEKLKFESLNEKWSNSSEIIISSEILMNDKDRKDELLRAKFAPDHLILNEAYHNPEILQFIMLCRQRLKAPAKEMAAWAVKSEQQKRHAVFQYLLHGELRLEFGTELSKMMENTWLKDIRINTIHSSLLYQFTPDEKKEILRILNVGIRFDDFKESSVIHRHRNPEKVLNEIYTWWIKNEKKYLSEYEQEVYPNIHNIRILNRNNYDEPDNRKNWMTLFLLGTFHTLGRTLSSQNRNFIEYCQKEGWLDIFSSSESSPDDWINILEKYIEKQDYQEDYQNWMRMFPNIYKLSKYLSDYAQTFLDIENYKKDFPWDTKLRPQTDIDAVSNAPSVLKTFGIGANFILRELVRLGIIQGNEFIYKHCFVPSRKIRDFFISLGCKNLNSDQREFGDAGVIYEFVADKLGQEKATFNNCFDIAIIQYKKHFIQG